A single region of the Panthera tigris isolate Pti1 chromosome B1, P.tigris_Pti1_mat1.1, whole genome shotgun sequence genome encodes:
- the FGB gene encoding fibrinogen beta chain, whose amino-acid sequence MKNLILLLLCAFIIKSQAIDYYDEGEEDRAVGFVDARGHRPLDKKREEAPSLRPVPPPVSGGGYRARPAKTVASQKKIERKAPDAGGCLHADPDLGVLCPTGCQLQDTLVKQERPIRKSIEELNNNVESVSQSSSSTFQYITLLKDMWKNRQKQIKENENAINEYSSELEKHRLYIDETVNSNIPINLRVLRSILENLRSKIQKLESDVSAQMEYCRTPCTVSCNIPVVSGKECEEIIRNGGETSEMYLIQPHSSITPYRVYCDMTTENGGWTVIQNRQDGSVDFGRKWDPYKQGFGNIATNADGKKYCGVPGEYWLGNDKISQLTNMGPTELLIEMEDWKGDKVKALYGGFTVQNEANKYQLSVNKYKGTAGNALIEGASQLVGENQTMTIHNSMYFSTYDRDNDGWITADPKKQCSKEDGGGWWYNRCHAANPNGRYYWGGHYSWDMAKHGTDDGVVWMNWKGSWYSMKKMSMKIRPFFPQQ is encoded by the exons ATGAAGAATCTAATACTGCTACTACTGTGTGCTTTTATTATTAAGTCACAAGCTATTGATTACTATGATGAG GGAGAAGAAGACAGAGCTGTG GGTTTTGTGGATGCCCGTGGTCATCGGCCCCTCGACAAGAAGAGGGAAGAGGCTCCCAGCCTGAGACCTGTCCCACCACCCGTTAGTGGAGGTGGCTATCGGGCTCGACCAGCCAAAACAGTGGCCagccaaaagaaaatagaaagaaaagccCCTGATGCTGGGGGCTGTCTTCATGCTGACCCAGACCTG GGAGTGTTGTGTCCTACAGGATGTCAGTTGCAAGATACTTTGGTAAAACAGGAAAGACCAATCAGAAAAAGTATAGAGGAGTTAAATAATAATGTGGAGTCTGTGTCCCAGTCCTCTTCTAGCACCTTTCAGTATATAACACTGCTAAAAGACATGTGGAAAAACAGgcagaaacaaataaaag aaaatgaaaatgcaataaatgagtACTCCTCAGAGCTGGAAAAGCACCGACTGTATATAGACGAGACTGTGAACAGCAATATCCCAATCAACCTTCGTGTGCTCCGTTCAATCCTGGAAAACTTgagaagcaaaatacaaaaattagaatCGGATGTCTCAGCTCAGATGGAATACTGCCGCACCCCATGCACAGTCAGTTGCAATATTCCTGTGGTGTCTGGCAAAG AATGTGAGGAAATCATCAGGAACGGAGGTGAAACATCTGAAATGTATCTCATTCAGCCTCACAGTTCTATCACACCATACAGAGTATACTGTGACATGACCACAGAGAATGGAG GATGGACAGTAATTCAGAATCGTCAAGATGGTAGTGTTGACTTTGGCAGGAAATGGGATCCATATAAACAAGGATTTGGAAATATTGCAACTAATGCAGATGGGAAAAAATACTGTGGTGTACCAG gtGAGTATTGGCTCGGAAATGATAAAATTAGCCAGCTTACCAACATGGGTCCCACAGAACTTTTGATTGAAATGGAGGACTGGAAAGGAGATAAGGTGAAGGCACTCTATGGAGGATTCACCGTACAGAACGAGGCCAACAAATACCAGCTCTCAGTGAACAAATATAAGGGAACAGCTGGCAATGCCCTCATAGAAGGGGCCTCTCAACTGGTGGGAGAGAACCAGACCATGACCATTCACAACAGCATGTACTTCAGCACGTACGACAGGGACAATGATGGCTG gATAACTGCAGATCCCAAAAAACAGTGTTCTAAAGAGGATGGTGGCGGATGGTGGTATAATAGATGCCACGCAGCCAATCCAAATGGCCGATATTACTGGGGTGGACATTACAGCTGGGACATGGCGAAACACGGCACAGATGATGGAGTTGTATGGATGAACTGGAAGGGGTCCTGGTATTCAATGAAGAAGATGTCTATGAAGATCAGACCCTTCTTCCCACAGCAATAA